From the Primulina tabacum isolate GXHZ01 chromosome 15, ASM2559414v2, whole genome shotgun sequence genome, one window contains:
- the LOC142526999 gene encoding auxin-responsive protein IAA14-like, with amino-acid sequence MQVGRKQSSALLSQEHGLNLKETELCLGLPGGGAGGGEADLIKFTGKRGFSETVDLKLKLQSNESAASDLENAVKSSATEKAAASPKDPVKPPAKAQVVGWPPVRSFRKNIMAHQKSNNEESGEKSGATFVKVSMDGAPYLRKVDLKMYSSYQQLSDALAKMFSSFTMGNYGTQGMIDFMDERKLMDLLNSSEYVPTYEDKDGDWMVVGDVPWAMFVDSCKRLRIMKGSEAIGLAPRAMEKSKNRC; translated from the exons ATGCAAGTTGGCCGGAAACAATCGTCGGCTTTGCTCAGTCAGGAGCATGGCCTGAATCTCAAGGAAACAGAGCTATGTCTAGGACTTCCCGGCGGCGGCGCAGGCGGAGGTGAAGCCGATCTCATCAAGTTTACTGGGAAGAGAGGATTTTCCGAAACTGTTGATCTGAAGCTCAAACTTCAGTCTAATGAATCAGCTGCTTCAGATCTGGAAAACGCCGTGAAAAGTTCTGCAACGGAGAAGGCTGCGGCTTCTCCCAAAGATCCGGTCAAGCCACCAGCTAA GGCACAAGTGGTGGGATGGCCACCAGTCCGGTCTTTCCGCAAGAACATAATGGCACATCAGAAGAGCAACAATGAAGAATCAGGTGAGAAGAGCGGCGCCACCTTCGTCAAGGTGTCGATGGATGGCGCGCCATATCTCCGCAAAGTGGACTTGAAAATGTACAGCAGCTATCAACAACTCTCCGATGCCTTGGCCAAAATGTTTAGCTCTTTCACCATGG GCAACTATGGGACCCAAGGAATgatagattttatggatgagcGGAAATTGATGGATTTGCTGAACAGTTCTGAATATGTTCCCACCTATGAAGATAAGGATGGCGATTGGATGGTCGTGGGGGATGTACCATGGGC GATGTTTGTCGATTCATGCAAGCGCCTCCGTATCATGAAAGGATCAGAAGCAATTGGCCTCG CACCAAGAGCCATGGAGAAAAGCAAGAACAGGTGTTAA
- the LOC142526747 gene encoding auxin-induced protein 22D-like isoform X1: MESDLNFKATELRLGLPGRDECEEMMKTPKKNKRSFPESNSGSEIASSVPDIPPAPKTQIVGWPPVRSCRKSNVQMKKHSQSEPGIYVKVSMDGAPYLRKIDLKVYEGYSQLLQALENMFKLSIGKCSEREGYKGSEYSTAYEDKDGDLMLVGDVPWDMFKSSCKKLRIVKGSEAKGLGFGV, encoded by the exons ATGGAAAGTGATCTGAATTTCAAGGCAACTGAGCTGAGATTGGGATTACCAGGCAGGGATGAATGTGAAGAAATGATGAAAACTCCAAAGAAAAACAAGCGCTCATTTCCTGAATCGAATAGCGGATCAGAGATAGCTTCTTCTGTACCAGATATCCCACCGGCACCCAA GACACAGATTGTTGGGTGGCCGCCAGTGAGGTCTTGCCGGAAAAGTAATGTCCAGATGAAGAAACATTCTCAATCTGAACCAGGGATTTACGTGAAAGTTAGCATGGATGGTGCCCCTTACCTTAGAAAGATTGATCTCAAAGTTTACGAGGGATATTCACAACTTCTCCAGGCTTTGGAAAACATGTTCAAACTCTCCATAG GGAAATGTTCAGAGAGGGAAGGGTACAAAGGATCGGAATATTCAACTGCATATGAAGATAAAGATGGCGATTTGATGCTTGTTGGAGATGTTCCATGGGA TATGTTCAAGTCATCATGCAAGAAACTGAGGATCGTGAAAGGATCGGAAGCCAAGGGATTGGGATTTGGTGTATGA
- the LOC142526747 gene encoding auxin-induced protein 22D-like isoform X2 → MESDLNFKATELRLGLPGRDECEEMMKTPKKNKRSFPESNSGSEIASSVPDIPPAPKTQIVGWPPVRSCRKSNVQMKKHSQSEPGIYVKVSMDGAPYLRKIDLKVYEGYSQLLQALENMFKLSIEREGYKGSEYSTAYEDKDGDLMLVGDVPWDMFKSSCKKLRIVKGSEAKGLGFGV, encoded by the exons ATGGAAAGTGATCTGAATTTCAAGGCAACTGAGCTGAGATTGGGATTACCAGGCAGGGATGAATGTGAAGAAATGATGAAAACTCCAAAGAAAAACAAGCGCTCATTTCCTGAATCGAATAGCGGATCAGAGATAGCTTCTTCTGTACCAGATATCCCACCGGCACCCAA GACACAGATTGTTGGGTGGCCGCCAGTGAGGTCTTGCCGGAAAAGTAATGTCCAGATGAAGAAACATTCTCAATCTGAACCAGGGATTTACGTGAAAGTTAGCATGGATGGTGCCCCTTACCTTAGAAAGATTGATCTCAAAGTTTACGAGGGATATTCACAACTTCTCCAGGCTTTGGAAAACATGTTCAAACTCTCCATAG AGAGGGAAGGGTACAAAGGATCGGAATATTCAACTGCATATGAAGATAAAGATGGCGATTTGATGCTTGTTGGAGATGTTCCATGGGA TATGTTCAAGTCATCATGCAAGAAACTGAGGATCGTGAAAGGATCGGAAGCCAAGGGATTGGGATTTGGTGTATGA
- the LOC142527824 gene encoding transcription factor UNE12-like isoform X1 has product MTTNPPDGYAADDFLEQILSIPSYTGLAGAGSGNSSENASLNHSVSQLGSAAAGSGGHHHTLFPLGLSLDNGREAVSNSGGFTVKPEREAVNNNIGSLYPAFDHLQGHAIRHPVPHVQQAFQGQLAPSTAVSVPHAPGIRPRVRARRGQATDPHSIAERLRRERISERIKALQELVPSCNKTDRAAMLDEILDYVKFLRLQVKVLSMSRLGGAGAVAQLVTDIPLQSMEGETSEIGSNQYVWEKWSNEETENEVAKLMEEDMGVAMQFLQSKSLCIMPISLAALIYPANQSDDSTLFKPEPSAPS; this is encoded by the exons ATGACGACGAATCCACCGGATGGGTACGCCGCAGATGACTTCCTCGAGCAAATACTCTCGATCCCTTCATATACCGGATTGGCAGGGGCCGGCTCTGGCAACTCGTCTGAAAATGCATCTTTGAATCACAGTGTATCTCAGCTTGGGTCAGCTGCTGCAGGCTCTGGTGGGCACCATCACACGTTGTTTCCGTTGGGGCTTAGCCTAGACAACGGTCGTGAAGCGGTTAGTAACAGTGGAGGTTTTACTGTTAAGCCT GAAAGGGAAGCAGTTAATAATAACATTGGAAGTCTATATCCAGCTTTTGACCATTTACAGGGCCATGCAATCCGCCACCCTGTGCCTCATGTTCAGCAG GCTTTTCAAGGTCAATTGGCTCCAAGCACTGCAGTCTCTGTTCCACATGCACCTGGAATTAGACCAAGAGTTCGCGCACGAAGAGGGCAAGCAACTGATCCTCACAGTATCGCAGAGCGG CTGCGTAGAGAAAGGATATCAGAACGTATCAAGGCATTGCAAGAACTTGTTCCCAGCTGCAACAAG ACAGATAGGGCCGCCATGCTTGATGAGATACTTGACTATGTGAAGTTTTTGAGGCTTCAAGTCAAG GTTTTAAGCATGAGTAGGCTAGGTGGGGCTGGTGCAGTAGCACAACTTGTTACCGACATTCCGCTACAATCCATGGAG GGTGAGACCAGTGAAATAGGATCTAACCAGTACGTGTGGGAGAAGTGGTCGAACGAGGAGACTGAAAACGAGGTTGCTAAACTCATGGAGGAAGACATGGGAGTTGCAATGCAATTCCTTCAATCGAAATCACTTTGTATCATGCCTATATCACTTGCAGCCCTTATCTATCCCGCTAATCAATCTGATGACTCCACCCTTTTCAAACCCGAGCCATCCGCCCCCTCGTAA
- the LOC142527824 gene encoding transcription factor UNE12-like isoform X2 → MTTNPPDGYAADDFLEQILSIPSYTGLAGAGSGNSSENASLNHSVSQLGSAAAGSGGHHHTLFPLGLSLDNGREAEREAVNNNIGSLYPAFDHLQGHAIRHPVPHVQQAFQGQLAPSTAVSVPHAPGIRPRVRARRGQATDPHSIAERLRRERISERIKALQELVPSCNKTDRAAMLDEILDYVKFLRLQVKVLSMSRLGGAGAVAQLVTDIPLQSMEGETSEIGSNQYVWEKWSNEETENEVAKLMEEDMGVAMQFLQSKSLCIMPISLAALIYPANQSDDSTLFKPEPSAPS, encoded by the exons ATGACGACGAATCCACCGGATGGGTACGCCGCAGATGACTTCCTCGAGCAAATACTCTCGATCCCTTCATATACCGGATTGGCAGGGGCCGGCTCTGGCAACTCGTCTGAAAATGCATCTTTGAATCACAGTGTATCTCAGCTTGGGTCAGCTGCTGCAGGCTCTGGTGGGCACCATCACACGTTGTTTCCGTTGGGGCTTAGCCTAGACAACGGTCGTGAAGCG GAAAGGGAAGCAGTTAATAATAACATTGGAAGTCTATATCCAGCTTTTGACCATTTACAGGGCCATGCAATCCGCCACCCTGTGCCTCATGTTCAGCAG GCTTTTCAAGGTCAATTGGCTCCAAGCACTGCAGTCTCTGTTCCACATGCACCTGGAATTAGACCAAGAGTTCGCGCACGAAGAGGGCAAGCAACTGATCCTCACAGTATCGCAGAGCGG CTGCGTAGAGAAAGGATATCAGAACGTATCAAGGCATTGCAAGAACTTGTTCCCAGCTGCAACAAG ACAGATAGGGCCGCCATGCTTGATGAGATACTTGACTATGTGAAGTTTTTGAGGCTTCAAGTCAAG GTTTTAAGCATGAGTAGGCTAGGTGGGGCTGGTGCAGTAGCACAACTTGTTACCGACATTCCGCTACAATCCATGGAG GGTGAGACCAGTGAAATAGGATCTAACCAGTACGTGTGGGAGAAGTGGTCGAACGAGGAGACTGAAAACGAGGTTGCTAAACTCATGGAGGAAGACATGGGAGTTGCAATGCAATTCCTTCAATCGAAATCACTTTGTATCATGCCTATATCACTTGCAGCCCTTATCTATCCCGCTAATCAATCTGATGACTCCACCCTTTTCAAACCCGAGCCATCCGCCCCCTCGTAA
- the LOC142527823 gene encoding serine/threonine receptor-like kinase NFP, with amino-acid sequence MTTKSTHVIATLFFFFLLLCNIHVQAQPSTIGYTCTANQSAYPCQTYVFYRPAAPDFLDLASIGDLFSVSRLMISNPSNISSPASPLIPDQSLFVPITCSCNTVNSSITISYAALPYTIKSGNTFYIVSTQFFQNLTTYQSVEVVNPTFEPTRLNIGDVITFPIFCKCPNVTQVQNGVNYLVSYVFQPSDNVSSIASRFGATTQSITDVNGNNIQTFDTVFVPVSRLPNLTQPVPPPLVVGETEKKGAIIGLGVGLGVCAVSLVLVLGGWYRERRMIKKNGGKSYGDEEKLGVGGRSGMGLKKVEAEVNLMADVSGCLDKYRVFGIDELREATDGFDEKWMIQGSVYKGSIDGEVYAIKKMKWNAYDELKILQKVNHGNLVKLEGFCIEPEEANCYLVYEYVENGSLYSWLHQRKKDKLSWKTRLRIAIDVANGLQYIHEHTRPKVVHKDIKSSNILLDSNMRAKIANFGLAKSGCNAITMHIVGTQGYIAPEYLTDGVVSTKMDVFSYGVVLLELISGREAIDDEGRVLWASVNGILDGKEERKLMRLRGWMEDGLVDESCSMESVMGALVVAVACLNRDPARRPGMVEIVYALSKSDDLVFDISEDGFSPRQVMAR; translated from the exons ATGACAACCAAATCAACCCACGTAATAGCCAcactcttcttcttcttcctcctCCTCTGCAACATCCATGTCCAAGCTCAACCCAGTACCATAGGATACACCTGCACAGCAAACCAATCCGCATATCCCTGCCAAACCTACGTCTTCTACAGACCCGCAGCTCCAGATTTCCTCGATTTAGCCTCAATAGGCGATCTCTTCTCAGTCAGCCGCCtcatgatatcaaatcccagcaacatttcatccCCGGCCTCCCCTCTAATTCCAGATCAATCCCTCTTCGTTCCCATTACATGTTCCTGCAACACAGTCAACAGCTCCATCACCATCTCTTACGCAGCCCTACCCTACACCATCAAGAGCGGCAACACTTTCTACATAGTTTCCACACAGTTTTTCCAGAACCTGACAACCTACCAATCCGTCGAAGTTGTCAATCCCACCTTCGAACCGACTCGTCTCAACATCGGTGATGTCATAACTTTTCCAATCTTCTGCAAGTGCCCAAATGTAACCCAGGTCCAAAACGGAGTAAATTATCTTGTCAGCTACGTCTTCCAACCCTCTGATAACGTAAGCTCAATCGCCTCAAGATTTGGGGCAACAACGCAGTCTATTACCGATGTCAACGGCAACAACATCCAAACTTTCGACACCGTTTTCGTGCCCGTTTCACGGCTTCCGAATCTGACACAACCTGTGCCCCCTCCTCTTGTCGTAGGTGAGACTGAGAAGAAAGGTGCTATCATAGGACTAGGAGTAGGATTAGGTGTGTGTGCAGTCAGCCTGGTGTTGGTTTTGGGGGGATGGTATCGCGAAAGAAGGATGATTAAAAAGAATGGTGGAAAGTCCTATGGCGATGAAGAGAAGTTGGGGGTGGGTGGGAGATCAGGGATGGGATTGAAGAAGGTGGAAGCTGAGGTGAATTTGATGGCTGATGTATCAGGGTGTTTGGATAAATACAGAGTTTTTGGGATTGATGAATTGAGGGAGGCAACAGATGGTTTTGACGAGAAATGGATGATTCAAGGGTCTGTTTACAAAGGAAGTATCGATGGAGAAGTGTATGCTATCAAGAAGATGAAGTGGAATGCCTACGACGAACTCAAGATTTTACAGAAG GTGAACCATGGGAACTTGGTCAAGCTTGAAGGGTTTTGCATAGAACCGGAGGAAGCTAATTGCTACCTAGTTTATGAATATGTAGAAAATGGGTCCCTTTACTCATGGCTCCATCAAAGAAAGAAGGATAAGTTAAGTTGGAAAACAAGGCTAAGAATCGCCATTGATGTAGCAAATGGTCTCCAGTACATCCACGAGCACACTAGGCCGAAAGTTGTGCACAAGGACATCAAGAGTAGCAACATTCTCTTGGACTCGAATATGCGAGCGAAAATCGCCAACTTTGGTCTAGCAAAATCAGGATGCAACGCTATCACAATGCACATTGTTGGTACACAAGGCTATATAGCCCCAGAGTATCTAACCGATGGAGTGGTGTCGACCAAAATGGATGTTTTTTCATATGGGGTCGTGCTTCTCGAGCTTATCTCGGGTAGGGAGGCTATTGATGATGAAGGGAGGGTTTTGTGGGCTAGCGTTAATGGGATTTTGGATGGAAAAGAGGAGAGGAAGTTGATGAGGTTGAGAGGATGGATGGAGGATGGGCTCGTGGACGAGTCGTGCTCGATGGAGAGCGTGATGGGTGCCTTGGTCGTTGCGGTTGCTTGCCTGAATAGAGATCCAGCGAGAAGGCCTGGTATGGTGGAAATTGTGTATGCTTTGTCTAAGAGTGATGATTTGGTGTTTGATATATCAGAGGATGGGTTTTCTCCTAGGCAAGTGATGGCTAGGTAG